The Streptomyces sp. NBC_01244 genome contains a region encoding:
- a CDS encoding GlcG/HbpS family heme-binding protein, with the protein MKQVKKVSRRTGAITGGALIAALALGGFGAYAAGAAPAPAPAPAPAAQAGAKTDVKNKNLTRSTHLTVDAATKAARTALDAAKKENQRVTVAVVDRNGDTIVTLRGDGAGPQSYEAAQRKAYTAVSWNAPTSVLAGRLAQTPALKDIPGTLFLGGGAPVTAKNTPLAGIGVAGAPSGDLDEKFAQAGVAALNK; encoded by the coding sequence ATGAAGCAGGTCAAGAAGGTCTCCCGGCGCACCGGTGCGATCACCGGCGGCGCCCTGATCGCGGCCCTCGCCCTCGGCGGCTTCGGCGCCTACGCCGCCGGCGCCGCCCCGGCCCCGGCTCCGGCCCCGGCCCCGGCCGCCCAGGCCGGTGCGAAGACGGATGTCAAGAACAAGAACCTGACCCGGTCGACCCACCTGACCGTCGACGCCGCCACGAAGGCCGCCCGGACGGCGCTCGACGCCGCGAAGAAGGAGAACCAGCGCGTCACCGTCGCAGTGGTGGACCGCAACGGCGACACCATCGTCACGCTGCGCGGCGACGGCGCCGGCCCGCAGTCCTACGAGGCCGCCCAGCGCAAGGCCTACACCGCCGTGTCCTGGAACGCCCCCACCTCCGTGCTGGCCGGCCGCCTCGCCCAGACGCCGGCCCTGAAGGACATCCCCGGCACCCTCTTCCTCGGCGGCGGCGCCCCGGTCACCGCGAAGAACACCCCGCTCGCGGGCATCGGTGTCGCGGGCGCACCCTCCGGCGATCTGGACGAGAAGTTCGCCCAGGCCGGTGTCGCGGCGCTGAACAAGTAG